In one window of uncultured Desulfovibrio sp. DNA:
- the selD gene encoding selenide, water dikinase SelD, protein MKLLEKARAAGUAAKLAPGALERLLRGLPSDTRPDLEARVLAGRARNEDAVVLTVPPGCALVQTVDILAPIVNDAFAFGRIAAANALSDVYAMGGQPWSAMNVAFFPQALAEDDPQHILENILRGGLDAMNEAGAVLAGGHTVQDEELKYGLAVTGIIDPSHMARNDGLKAGQTLLLTKPLGTGVLATAVKARWDGAKESEAEVTRWCSRLNSVAGGVVRDLKIAAATDITGFGLGGHALEMALASGVTVVLNAEALPLMPRALEYARDGLIPAGSHLNRKYWACSTLVEDGVDEALTSLAFDAQTSGGLLLAVPPELVPQAREILLAGGDLACVVGEVVAPRPDGAALVLR, encoded by the coding sequence ATGAAACTGCTGGAAAAAGCCCGCGCGGCCGGTTGAGCCGCCAAGCTGGCTCCAGGGGCCCTGGAGCGACTTTTACGCGGTCTGCCGTCTGATACGCGCCCTGACCTTGAGGCCAGGGTTCTGGCTGGTCGCGCCCGGAACGAAGACGCCGTTGTGCTGACCGTTCCCCCTGGCTGCGCTCTGGTGCAGACCGTGGATATACTTGCGCCCATTGTCAATGATGCCTTTGCCTTTGGCCGCATTGCCGCCGCCAACGCGCTTTCGGATGTATACGCCATGGGCGGCCAGCCGTGGAGCGCCATGAACGTGGCCTTTTTTCCGCAGGCTCTGGCAGAGGACGACCCGCAGCACATACTGGAAAACATCCTGCGCGGCGGCCTTGACGCCATGAACGAAGCCGGGGCCGTGCTGGCTGGCGGTCACACGGTGCAGGACGAGGAACTCAAATACGGTCTGGCGGTCACGGGCATCATAGATCCCTCCCACATGGCCCGCAACGATGGCCTGAAAGCAGGCCAGACCCTGCTGCTGACCAAACCGCTGGGCACGGGAGTGCTCGCCACTGCGGTCAAGGCCCGCTGGGACGGTGCCAAAGAAAGCGAGGCCGAGGTTACACGCTGGTGCTCCCGCCTCAACAGTGTTGCCGGGGGCGTTGTGCGCGACCTCAAAATCGCCGCCGCCACAGACATAACAGGCTTTGGCCTTGGCGGGCACGCGCTTGAAATGGCCCTGGCCTCGGGCGTTACCGTGGTACTGAATGCCGAGGCCCTGCCCCTCATGCCGCGCGCCCTTGAATATGCGCGCGATGGGCTTATACCCGCAGGCAGCCACCTGAACAGAAAATACTGGGCCTGCTCCACCCTTGTGGAAGACGGCGTGGACGAAGCGCTCACGAGCCTCGCCTTTGACGCGCAGACCTCAGGCGGGCTGCTGCTGGCCGTGCCGCCAGAGCTGGTGCCGCAGGCGCGCGAAATACTGCTGGCTGGCGGCGATCTGGCCTGCGTCGTGGGCGAGGTTGTTGCGCCACGGCCTGACGGCGCAGCCCTGGTGCTGCGCTGA
- a CDS encoding M15 family metallopeptidase codes for MIARRKCDPLLFLQMLVLALGMLFPWHAQAAMHDGFVHVSDQCQNIIQEIRYFSSYNFVGERINGYLAPQAILTEPAANALCKAAAAAEEKGYTLKIYDAYRPQSAVDHFVRWGMNAADTRMKAIFYPQVDKARVFDLGYVATRSGHSRGSTVDLTLVDRLSGKEADMGTPFDFFGAASHHGAKGLSPQQEANRAVLLGLMENAGFKRYEEEWWHYTLKNEPYTDTYFNFAVE; via the coding sequence ATGATTGCGCGCCGTAAATGCGATCCGCTTCTTTTTTTGCAGATGTTGGTGCTGGCCTTGGGGATGCTGTTTCCTTGGCACGCGCAGGCGGCCATGCACGATGGCTTTGTGCATGTAAGCGACCAATGCCAGAATATTATTCAGGAAATACGCTATTTTTCCTCCTACAACTTTGTGGGAGAGCGCATCAATGGATATCTTGCACCCCAGGCAATCTTGACCGAACCAGCGGCGAATGCCCTGTGCAAGGCCGCAGCGGCGGCGGAAGAGAAGGGCTATACCCTGAAAATTTATGACGCCTACCGCCCGCAATCGGCAGTGGATCATTTTGTGCGCTGGGGCATGAACGCCGCCGACACGCGCATGAAGGCGATTTTTTACCCGCAGGTGGACAAGGCGCGGGTGTTTGATCTGGGCTATGTTGCCACGCGCTCCGGGCATTCGCGCGGCAGCACGGTAGACCTCACCCTCGTTGACAGGCTGAGCGGCAAAGAGGCGGACATGGGCACCCCCTTTGACTTTTTTGGCGCGGCCTCGCACCACGGGGCCAAGGGGCTGAGCCCGCAGCAGGAGGCCAATCGGGCTGTGCTTCTGGGCCTTATGGAAAATGCCGGGTTCAAGCGTTATGAAGAAGAGTGGTGGCACTACACGCTTAAAAATGAGCCTTACACGGATACCTATTTCAATTTTGCGGTGGAATAA
- a CDS encoding MFS transporter: MLIRATRKLRINALLLGLGVLLVTLGFNVLLSVSTLNTLATDMVLSGYRSGAERLARDIERGMRFGKPLASFAGMDEMLAELGQSAAGIKRVAIIDARGSTLYAQPAQGSAAESMLPAGTASQTSAGKDGPQGAIKTADGYRLNIPLSYKTPVGHLLVDIDGKPINAATEDFLRLSCLLLAAACLVAGLILAGRLGLLTGQRAVGTSLSGMTRMLLIIIGTSQLLYACGTLVLFDTFVKQAIRTKADILAEGTGRDFEYLIHKGVDIASLRGKDQALEQLLAANSELAGAQLLTPEGKAVASAGNVPDPSLTVEKSLNTYWPSRFRQKQEVLRLQLAVQPQAITARISALALDLGASLLISFLLLLELSKLLGLIAQRNLPPDAAANALMGSHHSLAVQALRAAGFVFFLGYDMGISFIPLLARQLYEPFMGLSRDVAIGLPISAEMVSAGFALLFSGGFSLRYGWRKVFAAGTLAAAVGLMMGGMANSLPLLILGRVATGFGFGLVLMAGQIGTLGKANAGAGLTSVFAGIFSGSICGSAAGAMLADHVSFQAVLATGACTILLALFTVMLGKEPAEDAASSSDNAACQGSGAQTAAQGHMFSGCMQLLQDPRMHMILWLVGIPAAMCLTGFLHYLLPLRLANAHVDQSDIGRIFMLYGLCFITAGPLLGKWIDRRKDKSLFLTLTGLLSGITLLIASTATNMAGAAAAVISLGLAQCLAAPASMICVLTLASAQTLGREKTASIYRGLERMGQVAGPVVFGIAITVMAPASALLLMGGIVCALSLLFHLMWRLRTPAN; the protein is encoded by the coding sequence GTGCTTATCCGCGCCACGCGCAAACTGCGCATCAATGCCCTGCTGCTCGGGCTTGGAGTTCTGCTGGTTACTCTGGGCTTCAACGTGCTGCTCTCGGTTTCCACGCTGAATACGCTGGCAACCGACATGGTGCTTTCCGGCTATCGCAGCGGTGCTGAACGTCTGGCCCGCGATATTGAACGCGGCATGCGCTTTGGCAAGCCGCTGGCTTCGTTCGCCGGAATGGACGAAATGCTGGCGGAACTGGGTCAGAGCGCGGCGGGCATCAAACGTGTGGCCATTATTGATGCCAGGGGTTCCACGCTCTATGCGCAGCCAGCCCAGGGCTCAGCAGCGGAAAGCATGTTGCCTGCCGGTACAGCCTCCCAGACCAGCGCGGGCAAAGACGGCCCGCAAGGCGCAATCAAAACCGCCGATGGCTACCGCCTGAACATTCCCCTGAGCTACAAGACGCCTGTGGGGCACCTGCTGGTGGACATTGACGGCAAACCCATCAATGCGGCTACAGAAGATTTTCTGCGGCTGTCATGCTTGCTGCTGGCAGCGGCCTGCCTTGTGGCGGGGCTGATTCTGGCAGGGCGTCTTGGCCTGCTGACCGGGCAACGCGCGGTTGGCACAAGCCTTTCGGGCATGACCAGAATGCTGCTCATCATCATTGGCACATCACAATTGCTCTACGCCTGCGGCACGCTGGTACTGTTCGATACCTTCGTCAAGCAGGCCATACGCACCAAGGCCGACATCCTCGCCGAAGGCACCGGGCGCGATTTTGAATACCTCATCCACAAAGGCGTGGATATCGCCAGCCTGCGCGGCAAGGATCAGGCACTTGAACAGTTGCTTGCAGCCAACAGCGAGCTTGCGGGCGCGCAGCTGCTGACGCCTGAAGGCAAGGCTGTGGCCTCTGCCGGGAACGTGCCCGACCCATCGCTCACTGTCGAAAAATCACTGAACACTTACTGGCCCAGCCGCTTCCGCCAAAAGCAGGAAGTGCTGCGTCTGCAACTGGCCGTGCAGCCCCAGGCCATCACAGCCCGCATATCGGCGCTGGCTCTTGACCTTGGAGCCTCGCTGCTCATCAGCTTTTTGCTGCTGCTGGAGCTTTCAAAACTACTGGGCCTTATCGCGCAACGCAACCTGCCGCCAGATGCTGCGGCGAACGCCCTTATGGGCAGCCATCATTCCCTCGCCGTGCAGGCATTGCGGGCAGCGGGCTTTGTGTTCTTTTTGGGCTACGACATGGGCATATCGTTCATTCCCCTGCTGGCCCGCCAGTTGTATGAGCCGTTCATGGGCCTGAGCCGCGATGTGGCCATCGGCCTGCCCATTTCGGCAGAGATGGTCAGCGCGGGCTTTGCCCTGCTGTTTTCTGGGGGATTTTCATTACGTTACGGCTGGCGAAAGGTCTTTGCCGCAGGCACTCTGGCTGCGGCTGTGGGGCTGATGATGGGCGGCATGGCCAACAGTCTGCCCCTGCTCATTCTGGGGCGCGTTGCCACAGGCTTCGGCTTTGGCCTTGTGCTCATGGCAGGGCAGATCGGCACACTGGGCAAGGCTAATGCCGGGGCGGGGCTCACCAGTGTATTCGCGGGCATTTTTTCCGGCAGCATCTGCGGCTCTGCGGCGGGGGCCATGCTGGCGGATCATGTTTCGTTTCAGGCGGTGCTGGCGACCGGGGCCTGCACCATATTGCTGGCGCTGTTCACAGTGATGCTTGGCAAAGAACCTGCGGAGGACGCAGCAAGCAGTTCCGATAACGCGGCCTGTCAGGGCTCTGGTGCGCAGACCGCCGCGCAGGGGCATATGTTTTCAGGCTGCATGCAATTGCTGCAAGACCCGCGCATGCACATGATACTCTGGCTGGTGGGCATACCCGCCGCCATGTGCCTGACCGGATTTTTGCACTATCTGCTGCCGCTGAGGCTGGCAAACGCCCATGTGGATCAATCGGATATCGGCCGCATATTCATGCTGTACGGCCTGTGTTTTATTACGGCGGGGCCGCTGCTCGGCAAGTGGATAGATCGCAGAAAAGACAAATCCCTGTTTCTGACGCTCACGGGCCTGCTCTCCGGCATTACGCTGCTCATTGCGTCTACGGCCACAAACATGGCTGGAGCGGCCGCTGCGGTCATCTCTCTTGGGCTGGCCCAGTGCCTGGCTGCCCCGGCATCAATGATCTGCGTTCTCACTCTTGCTTCGGCGCAAACTCTGGGCCGCGAAAAGACAGCTTCGATTTACCGTGGCCTGGAGCGCATGGGGCAGGTGGCGGGGCCTGTGGTATTTGGCATTGCCATAACCGTCATGGCTCCTGCCAGCGCGCTGTTGCTCATGGGCGGCATCGTCTGCGCGCTTTCCTTGCTGTTCCACCTGATGTGGCGGCTCAGGACTCCAGCGAACTGA
- a CDS encoding prohibitin family protein gives MGAVATLLLIFLWPSIVISIKPGELGVLYARFRGGTQLQHTYEEGIHFIQPWNIMYIYDVRVQEETQNIDVLTVDGLTINVQISLRFQIIRDRLPNLHQEIGPHYRDKVVIPIMNSAVRQTIGSYRPDDLYSTARQELQDQMLVDAVEEMGRIPVLIQGFVVKSITLPEVLREAIERKLIAEQDYLRYKYILLEAQQEARRKTIEGEGIKAYQTLVNEHMTQNFLRYEGIQATKELAGSSNAKVVVIGGKDGLPVILNADSPTGASAPDAANTAKTPNQGAAPKTPAQGNQQTPVKPDMSGTDAESPDQKRPDGVRPGQVQPGQMRPEPGKTPPVRPNSHSGLRPQIQHESQSGAQYAPKYGSRNDSARQDSAVSAEAQAPAGVGWIAPGENVSDYIQRLNKTLLQPHRGGAVRQ, from the coding sequence ATGGGTGCTGTTGCAACGCTGCTGCTCATCTTTCTCTGGCCGAGCATCGTCATTTCCATCAAGCCCGGTGAGCTGGGCGTTCTGTATGCGCGCTTTCGCGGCGGCACACAGTTGCAGCACACCTACGAGGAAGGCATACATTTCATCCAGCCGTGGAACATCATGTACATCTATGATGTGCGCGTGCAGGAAGAAACCCAAAACATCGATGTGCTGACCGTGGACGGCCTGACCATCAACGTGCAGATTTCGCTGCGTTTTCAGATCATCCGCGACCGCCTGCCCAACCTGCATCAGGAAATCGGGCCGCACTACCGCGACAAGGTCGTTATCCCCATCATGAATTCCGCCGTGCGGCAAACCATCGGCAGTTACCGGCCAGACGACCTCTACTCCACGGCGCGGCAGGAACTGCAAGACCAGATGCTGGTGGACGCAGTGGAAGAAATGGGGCGCATCCCCGTTCTTATTCAGGGCTTTGTGGTCAAAAGCATCACCCTGCCCGAAGTGCTGCGCGAGGCCATTGAACGCAAGCTCATAGCGGAGCAGGATTACCTGCGCTACAAGTACATTCTGCTTGAAGCCCAGCAGGAAGCCCGCCGCAAGACCATTGAAGGCGAAGGCATCAAGGCCTACCAGACGCTTGTCAACGAGCACATGACGCAGAACTTTTTGCGCTACGAAGGCATTCAGGCCACCAAGGAGCTTGCGGGTTCGTCCAACGCCAAGGTGGTTGTGATCGGCGGCAAGGATGGCCTGCCTGTTATTCTCAATGCAGATTCGCCCACTGGCGCAAGCGCGCCTGATGCCGCCAATACAGCAAAAACGCCCAATCAGGGGGCGGCCCCCAAGACTCCCGCGCAGGGAAACCAGCAGACGCCTGTCAAGCCGGATATGTCGGGAACAGATGCGGAAAGTCCAGACCAGAAGCGGCCCGATGGCGTACGGCCTGGCCAAGTTCAGCCAGGGCAGATGCGGCCCGAACCCGGCAAAACGCCCCCGGTCCGCCCCAATTCACATTCCGGCCTGCGCCCTCAAATCCAGCACGAATCCCAATCCGGAGCGCAGTATGCGCCGAAGTACGGGTCGCGTAACGACTCCGCAAGGCAGGATTCTGCCGTGTCTGCCGAAGCCCAAGCGCCCGCCGGGGTAGGCTGGATCGCCCCCGGAGAAAATGTATCGGATTACATCCAGAGGTTGAATAAAACACTGCTGCAACCGCACCGTGGCGGCGCTGTCAGACAGTAA
- a CDS encoding ATP-binding cassette domain-containing protein, which yields MLQLKESLFLKLLWEQAGEEGKKIAAACLGSGIMQGLAVFSVLQGLQQLSEDGLEFSTFLAFLVSLASFYFLFRYITGRSAQIALRGIMEWRMRIAAKLRGVSLLEYEKLDKNRIQSALLDGREMVVEAARMLVAASANTVMVVLSFAKMATVSIPGTLGVFLFLAMGFWIFLHLINKVHAHMGPAMQADQRFCAGLRDLYAGLQQLKMHKPKTTALFGEQIIPDLSVASEARDATEHRHALGISFFAMFNLLILGLILFIMPKILNLETSETSSLLVLCMFSLSPLISLITSVPMMAKVEMSLQELAAVEAQIDAVTEPFENAGVKARWQQADPIVPSFDSIALRDVRFDYHDRNGMRLFGIAVDNFELRKGELLFIRGGNGSGKSTFMKVLAGLYAPESGEMFLNNVMLSDVNMESYRNLFTIVPTDYHLFSRPLGLNITPAQLTDVLRTLHMETKVSLLEDGTFSTLDLSAGQRKRLALACALLEKRHIYLFDEVAADFDPVFRRYFYEELLPDIIRQGGTILAISHDDRYFHVADRVLTMREGGFVEEPAGEGAQA from the coding sequence ATGCTGCAACTGAAAGAATCGCTTTTTCTGAAACTTCTGTGGGAACAGGCCGGCGAGGAAGGCAAAAAAATTGCCGCCGCGTGCCTCGGCTCAGGCATCATGCAGGGACTTGCCGTTTTTTCGGTGCTTCAGGGCTTGCAGCAGCTTTCTGAAGACGGGCTGGAATTCAGCACCTTTCTTGCTTTTCTGGTGAGCCTCGCCTCCTTTTATTTTCTCTTCCGCTACATAACCGGGCGCTCGGCGCAGATTGCCCTGCGCGGCATCATGGAATGGCGCATGCGCATTGCCGCCAAGCTGCGCGGCGTTTCCCTGCTGGAATATGAAAAACTGGACAAAAACCGCATCCAGTCCGCTTTGCTTGACGGACGCGAAATGGTTGTTGAAGCGGCCCGCATGCTGGTGGCGGCCTCGGCCAACACGGTGATGGTGGTGCTCTCTTTTGCCAAAATGGCAACTGTGTCCATTCCCGGTACGCTGGGTGTTTTTCTTTTTCTTGCTATGGGGTTCTGGATTTTTCTGCACCTTATCAACAAGGTGCATGCGCACATGGGGCCAGCCATGCAGGCCGACCAGCGCTTTTGCGCAGGCCTGCGCGACCTTTATGCCGGTCTGCAGCAGCTCAAGATGCACAAGCCCAAAACTACGGCGCTGTTTGGCGAACAGATCATCCCTGATCTTTCTGTGGCATCAGAAGCCCGCGATGCTACCGAGCACAGACACGCCCTTGGCATATCATTTTTTGCCATGTTCAACCTGCTGATTCTGGGGCTGATACTTTTTATCATGCCCAAGATTCTGAACCTCGAAACGTCGGAAACATCCTCGCTGCTGGTGTTGTGCATGTTCAGTCTGAGCCCGCTCATCAGCCTGATTACCTCGGTGCCCATGATGGCAAAGGTAGAAATGAGCCTGCAGGAACTTGCAGCGGTGGAAGCGCAGATAGACGCCGTGACGGAACCCTTTGAAAACGCAGGCGTCAAGGCGCGCTGGCAGCAGGCCGACCCCATAGTGCCATCTTTTGATTCCATTGCCCTGCGCGATGTGCGTTTTGACTACCACGACCGCAACGGCATGCGACTTTTCGGCATTGCGGTAGACAACTTTGAGCTGCGCAAGGGCGAACTGCTGTTTATTCGCGGCGGTAACGGGTCGGGCAAGTCCACCTTCATGAAGGTGCTGGCCGGGCTGTACGCGCCCGAGAGCGGAGAAATGTTCCTGAACAACGTCATGCTTTCCGACGTTAACATGGAATCCTACCGCAACCTCTTCACCATTGTGCCTACAGACTATCACCTGTTTTCCCGCCCCCTCGGCCTGAACATCACCCCGGCCCAGCTCACGGACGTGTTGCGCACCCTGCACATGGAAACCAAGGTGAGCCTGCTTGAAGACGGCACGTTCTCCACGCTTGATCTCTCTGCCGGGCAGCGCAAACGTCTTGCCCTGGCCTGCGCGCTGCTTGAAAAGCGCCACATCTACCTGTTTGACGAAGTGGCCGCGGATTTCGACCCTGTTTTCCGCCGCTACTTTTACGAGGAGCTGCTGCCCGACATCATCCGCCAGGGCGGCACAATCCTGGCCATATCGCATGACGACCGCTACTTCCATGTGGCCGACAGAGTACTGACCATGCGCGAAGGCGGCTTTGTGGAAGAACCCGCAGGGGAAGGGGCACAGGCATGA
- a CDS encoding formyltransferase family protein yields the protein MKVVVCAKKDLAGCVALNRLLAAIAPRHDVFVVLSDYVLDAECSNAYAASLVAHERDMVLEHILPWLEDRFPEGNEAQCQTYAGLKKRYGIDMEMWGPMRSPASRQAMRDLAPDVVISCRYDYVIPTEVIDMPRLGTYGMHPGALPDLQGLCSPFRAMEHGNERSGCTLFHLDAGLDTGPIVEIGWWPINYDRSLLWNFVHTYFAGIDALLRHLPELEAGRELTTHMQSSEGRKYFSYPTEDEFRSFIQKGGHIVLPEDYYEVLSWFLPGGLSDPAMPELRALVSSLES from the coding sequence GTGAAAGTTGTCGTTTGCGCCAAGAAGGATCTTGCAGGATGTGTCGCCCTTAACAGACTGCTGGCAGCCATTGCCCCCAGGCACGATGTTTTTGTGGTCCTTTCCGATTACGTGCTGGACGCGGAGTGCAGCAATGCCTACGCGGCAAGCCTTGTGGCCCACGAGCGGGACATGGTGCTTGAGCACATTCTGCCCTGGCTGGAAGACCGCTTTCCTGAGGGAAATGAGGCGCAGTGTCAGACCTATGCGGGCCTGAAAAAGCGTTACGGCATTGATATGGAGATGTGGGGGCCCATGCGGTCGCCAGCCTCCCGGCAAGCCATGCGCGACCTTGCGCCAGATGTCGTTATATCGTGCCGGTACGACTACGTTATTCCTACGGAAGTCATTGATATGCCCCGGCTTGGCACCTATGGCATGCATCCAGGCGCGCTGCCTGATCTGCAAGGCCTGTGCAGCCCTTTTCGGGCTATGGAGCATGGCAATGAGCGCTCTGGCTGCACGCTTTTCCACCTTGATGCAGGGCTGGATACCGGCCCCATAGTGGAGATCGGCTGGTGGCCCATCAACTACGACCGCTCCCTGCTGTGGAACTTTGTGCATACCTATTTTGCGGGTATAGACGCCCTGTTGCGGCACCTGCCGGAACTGGAGGCGGGGCGCGAGCTGACAACCCATATGCAGAGCAGCGAAGGCCGAAAATACTTCAGCTATCCTACCGAAGACGAATTCCGCAGTTTTATCCAGAAGGGCGGGCATATCGTTCTGCCCGAAGATTATTACGAAGTCCTGTCCTGGTTTCTGCCCGGCGGCCTGAGTGATCCCGCCATGCCCGAGCTGCGGGCGCTGGTCAGTTCGCTGGAGTCCTGA
- a CDS encoding antirestriction protein ArdA, which produces MSEERRIYVASLTDYNSGILHGKWLTLDDFTDLEDLQEAVDNMLKESPIMKETGALAEECAIHDHEGFHGLIEEYSSLSDVWEIHALLEEHTDNENALIAYVNWVGGTLADAVNRFDACYEGEWESEEAFAENLLEDTGVLSSLPDWAQQYFDMKKYSRDLFMTDYVYTDGFVFRNY; this is translated from the coding sequence ATGAGCGAAGAACGCCGCATATATGTTGCTTCCTTGACTGATTACAATTCAGGAATTTTGCATGGCAAATGGCTTACCCTTGACGACTTCACAGACCTTGAAGACCTGCAAGAGGCTGTCGACAACATGCTCAAAGAATCCCCGATAATGAAAGAGACGGGGGCACTTGCCGAAGAATGCGCCATTCACGATCATGAAGGTTTTCATGGTTTGATTGAGGAGTATTCAAGCCTGTCTGATGTCTGGGAAATCCATGCTCTGCTTGAAGAACATACCGACAATGAAAATGCCTTGATAGCCTATGTAAACTGGGTTGGTGGAACACTGGCTGATGCAGTAAATAGGTTCGATGCTTGTTATGAGGGAGAATGGGAGTCAGAAGAAGCTTTTGCAGAAAATCTCCTTGAAGATACCGGGGTGCTCTCTTCTCTGCCTGATTGGGCGCAGCAATATTTTGATATGAAGAAGTATTCCCGTGACCTGTTCATGACTGACTATGTGTATACTGATGGCTTTGTGTTCAGAAACTACTAA
- a CDS encoding site-specific integrase — protein sequence MTKAGSDLPKGIRPHKSGGFIVDFTRDGKRKTIVCKTPEEAIARRLALMEAAQAAPKPRVGWTLFDAYSRTHAMHWQDTGGEQAATINARTAMDFFGPDTPVKAITPERVGDYLVHLMQSGLSGSTVNRKLSALSRCLRTAQEHGKLETLPKMPKRREGEHRIRFLSAEEEKRLLEAIEALGYGQELSDVVLCLLYTGFRLGELWRLEVRDVDLVNNTLTTWKTKSHRPRSIPIADKIKPVIARRCQEVAGEGRLFPYDNPWIRTRWDRVREIMGLSDDEQFVPHMLRHTCATRLARAGIGMPVVKEWMGHASIQTTMRYAHFAPSDLTNAAKALSL from the coding sequence ATGACTAAAGCAGGTTCAGACCTCCCCAAAGGAATACGCCCCCACAAATCTGGGGGCTTTATTGTTGATTTTACCAGAGACGGCAAAAGGAAAACCATAGTCTGCAAGACACCAGAGGAGGCCATAGCCCGCCGCCTTGCCCTCATGGAGGCTGCGCAGGCAGCGCCCAAGCCTCGCGTTGGCTGGACGCTGTTTGACGCCTACAGCCGCACCCACGCAATGCATTGGCAGGACACAGGAGGGGAGCAGGCGGCTACGATTAACGCCAGAACTGCAATGGATTTCTTCGGCCCCGACACGCCTGTAAAAGCGATCACCCCGGAACGCGTAGGCGATTACCTTGTCCACCTCATGCAATCCGGCCTGTCTGGTAGCACGGTCAATAGAAAGCTTTCGGCGCTCTCGCGCTGCCTCAGGACGGCTCAGGAGCATGGAAAGCTTGAGACTCTGCCCAAGATGCCCAAGCGGCGCGAGGGTGAACACCGGATTCGCTTCCTTTCTGCTGAGGAGGAAAAGCGGCTTCTGGAGGCTATAGAAGCCCTCGGCTATGGGCAGGAATTGTCTGACGTGGTTCTGTGTCTGCTCTATACAGGCTTTCGGCTTGGTGAGCTGTGGAGGCTGGAGGTCAGGGACGTTGATCTGGTCAACAACACACTGACCACCTGGAAGACCAAAAGCCACCGGCCCCGGTCAATCCCAATTGCCGACAAGATCAAGCCTGTGATTGCCCGCAGATGTCAGGAGGTCGCAGGAGAAGGGCGTCTGTTCCCTTATGATAACCCGTGGATACGCACCCGCTGGGACAGAGTGCGGGAGATTATGGGATTGTCAGATGATGAACAGTTTGTGCCTCACATGCTGCGGCACACCTGCGCAACCCGGCTTGCCCGTGCTGGTATTGGAATGCCAGTTGTAAAAGAATGGATGGGTCACGCCAGCATTCAAACAACCATGAGGTATGCACACTTTGCACCCTCTGATCTTACGAATGCTGCCAAAGCACTCAGCCTATGA
- a CDS encoding ABC transporter substrate binding protein → MFFPITAHGSSLLLRPQQNQGQRPHAAALLPHLRTLTLVMLCLGGLFFVFCQPACANPPVKRIGYLEAGPFWLFDNTWSAFRDGMGKYDDIRCEYPADARFSPGWEPAQMRRLPEMAKQLLQRKDLDLVVGMGTAAVKALLAVNDGRLPILGMGMADPVAAGVVKSSQDSGVDNFTCRVEVDRWSSMFRVFYDVVRFHKMGIMFQNNQEGRVYAALGDAQAIASELGFSLVLYDGLSSAESTEECRKGLDELRKQGMDAFFIGPLNCFDIGGEGMAPLLQKLNQWKIPTFARDGSEYVKAGALMGFSTWNFGPSGIALAGQAHAILGGTQPRTLPMLDQSEPSIALNLATAKAIGFDFPFDVLVTADELHETISQPHPGTP, encoded by the coding sequence ATGTTTTTTCCAATTACAGCCCATGGCTCCAGCCTTTTGCTGCGCCCGCAGCAAAACCAGGGGCAACGCCCTCATGCAGCCGCACTTTTGCCACACTTGCGCACGCTGACTCTGGTCATGCTCTGTCTGGGCGGCCTGTTTTTCGTCTTCTGCCAGCCCGCCTGCGCCAATCCGCCTGTAAAACGCATCGGCTATCTTGAGGCCGGGCCGTTCTGGCTGTTTGACAATACCTGGAGCGCCTTTCGCGATGGTATGGGCAAGTATGACGACATCCGTTGCGAATACCCTGCCGATGCGCGCTTCAGCCCCGGCTGGGAACCAGCACAGATGCGCCGCCTGCCTGAAATGGCAAAACAGCTTTTGCAGCGCAAGGACCTTGACCTTGTGGTGGGCATGGGCACGGCGGCGGTCAAGGCGCTGCTGGCGGTCAACGATGGCCGTTTGCCCATTCTGGGCATGGGCATGGCTGACCCTGTGGCTGCTGGCGTTGTCAAAAGCTCACAGGATTCCGGCGTGGACAACTTCACCTGCCGGGTGGAAGTTGACCGCTGGTCCTCCATGTTCCGCGTTTTTTACGATGTGGTGCGCTTTCACAAAATGGGCATCATGTTCCAGAACAATCAGGAAGGCCGCGTCTACGCGGCACTTGGCGATGCCCAGGCCATTGCCTCGGAGCTGGGATTTTCTCTTGTGCTCTACGATGGCCTCTCCTCTGCCGAAAGTACGGAGGAATGCCGCAAGGGGCTGGACGAACTGCGCAAGCAGGGCATGGACGCCTTCTTTATCGGCCCGCTGAACTGCTTTGATATCGGCGGCGAAGGCATGGCCCCGCTGCTGCAAAAACTGAATCAGTGGAAGATCCCCACCTTTGCGCGTGACGGGTCGGAATATGTCAAGGCCGGAGCGCTCATGGGCTTTTCCACATGGAATTTCGGCCCCAGCGGCATAGCTCTGGCCGGGCAGGCCCACGCCATACTGGGCGGCACGCAGCCGCGCACATTGCCCATGCTTGACCAGTCCGAGCCTTCCATTGCCCTGAACCTTGCCACCGCCAAGGCCATCGGCTTTGATTTTCCCTTTGACGTGCTGGTAACGGCGGACGAACTGCACGAAACCATCAGCCAGCCGCACCCCGGTACACCCTAA